The following proteins are encoded in a genomic region of Glycine max cultivar Williams 82 chromosome 18, Glycine_max_v4.0, whole genome shotgun sequence:
- the LOC102660201 gene encoding uncharacterized protein — protein MVVSDLMLNGEGKWNETLIEEILDLEDTMVMFSMPLANLQEEDVLQKWQSVCQKGRNIDRTTSDSDLEEWKPPGPGFVKCNIDVAYFQEQQWWGKGMCIQDDKGWFVRATMNIRHGMPEVHEGEALVLLQTLTWLKNMDYQYVEVESDCKRLTDSLDRNIMDDSEFGMILNKCKRILMSFPNHKVSLIRKQANCIAHSLARASKLYVGPWSMIH, from the exons ATGGTTGTTAGTGATTTGATGTTGAATGGAGAAGGAAAATGGAACGAAACACTCATTGAGGAAATACTAGACCTAGAAGATACGATGGTCATGTTTAGCATGCCACTTGCTAATCTCCAGGAGGAAGAT GTTCTGCAAAAATGGCAAAGTGTTTGCCAGAAAGGGAGAAATATCGATAGGACAACCTCTGATAGTGATCTTGAAGAATGGAAACCACCTGGGCCAGGGTTTGTGAAGTGCAACATTGATGTTGCTTATTTCCAGGAGCAACAATGGTGGGGGAAAGGAATGTGCATTCAGGACGATAAAGGTTGGTTTGTGAGAGCTACAATGAATATTAGACATGGAATGCCTGAGGTTCACGAGGGAGAAGCACTAGTCTTACTACAAACTCTGACATGGTTGAAGAATATGGACTACCAATATGTTGAAGTGGAGTCTGACTGCAAAAGACTCACTGATAGTCTTGATCGCAACATAATGGATGATTCTGAGTTTGGGATGATTTTAAATAAGTGTAAAAGGATCTTAATGTCTTTTCCAAACCATAAGGTTAGTTTGATAAGGAAACAAGCAAATTGCATTGCCCATTCACTTGCAAGGGCATCAAAGTTATATGTTGGTCCATGGTCCATGATCCATTGA